A window of Flavobacterium psychrophilum genomic DNA:
ACCTTTCTAAAAAAGCGTACATGCAGATTCGCGACAAAAAGAGCCGTGGCCATATGATGGTTTCTATTGAAGTTGCTAAATAGTGGTAATCAGTAATCAATCATAGTTTTGTAGTTTCTTTTTCTAACAAACTCTTTTCTGTAGTAAAATACTTTCTGCCAAAATAACCGCGGCATGCATTTTGATTTAATTTCATTATATTTGAAATGCAATTAAACTCACACAATCGATGGAACTAAAATCTAAAAACCCATTTTTAAGCAATAAGTCCTTTACAAAAGGAACTCCCCAGGTGTATGACGCACAGGGTAACGCGCTTATAGACTTCAACAACACCATGACTGTTAGTGGTGCAATGAACAAAAGCTTTATACTTTTATTATTGCTTCTTACAGGTGCCTTTACCGTATGGTATATGATTATGAATGGAAGCAATCCGTTTCCGTTTATGATTACAGGTGCAGTAGTTGGACTAATTATGGTAATCGCTTCGGCCTTTAAACCACAATATTCACAATATCTTGCTCCGGCATATGCCTTATTTGAAGGTTTGTTTATTGGAGGACTTTCGGTAGTTATAGACAGTATGTATCCGGGAGTTGCATTGCAGGCTGTTGGAGCTACATTTGTAACTTTTGGAGTATGCCTTGCATTATACAAGTTTAAGGTTGTAAAAGTTACAGAACAATTCAGGTCGGTAGTTATAGCGGCTACAATTGCTATTGCTACGTACTATATTATAAGTTTACTGGCATCATGGCTGTTTAATTTCCAGATGGTAGGACGCGGATTTAACGATAGCTCATGGATGAGCATTGGTATAAGCGTATTTGTAATTGTAATTGCAGCGCTTAACCTGTTTCTTGACTTTGACCTGATAGAAAAAGGCGCAGAACAGCGTCAGCCTAAATACATGGAGTGGTTTGGTGCAATGGGGCTTATGGTTACCCTCGTATGGCTTTATGTAGAATTTTTAAGGCTATTTGCTAAGCTTTCAAGCAGGGATTAATTTCCTCTTAATTATATTGAAAGGCTATCCGGAAGGATAGCCTTTTTTGGTTAGCTAAAATTGAATCTTGACTATAGTAAGTTAGTGTGTTACTTAAATATCTGACTTTTAAAACTCAAACTTCAATTGTACCGCTACTGGTTTTTTAACGCCTGATTCTTCGGTATTAAGGTTCGACAGTGATATGCCTAATAGTCGTACCGAATCTTTTGGTTTTTCCTGATAGAGCAATTCTTTTACAGTTTCCAGCATCAGGCTTTTGTCCGATATAAAATAGGGAAGGGTCTTGCTGCGTGTCTGCTGCGTAAAGTCGGAATACTTTATTTTAAGGGTTACGGTTTTACCCGCAATCTTTTTCTTTTTCAGGCGACGTTCCAGTTCGTTGGCTATGTCATCGAGTTTTTCCAGCATAAACATCTCAGATACCAAGTTCTCAGAAAAAGTGTGTTCAGTCCCTACAGATTTTACCAGCCTGTCGGGTTTAACCTGTCCGTTATGTATACCACGCACCACGTAATAATAATATGCACCCGATTTACCAAAATGTTCTGTAAGGTATTCAACTGTTTTTAGTTTGAGGTCAGCGCCCGTAAATATGCCCAGTTGGTACATTTTTTCTTCGGTTACTTTACCTACACCATAAAATTTACCAATTGGCAGGTTTTCGAGGAACTCCAGGACTTCATCAGGGTTTACGGTTTTCTGTCCGTTAGGCTTGTTGTAGTCGCTGGCAACCTTGGCAATAAATTTATTGATGGATATACCTGCCGATGCCGTTAAGCCTGTCTTATCGAATATCTTCTGCCTTATCTCTTTCGCAATAAGCGATGCACTTGGGTTGCCTTTTTTATTTTGGGTGACATCGAGGTAAGCTTCATCCAGCGAAAGCGGTTCTACCAGATCGGTATATTCAAGAAATATCTCGCGTATGCGTTGGGATATTTCACGA
This region includes:
- a CDS encoding DNA polymerase IV translates to MESPEPQIHLRKIIHVDMDAFYASVEQLDNPELRGKALAVGGGESRGVVAAASYEARKFGVRSAMSGFLAKKKCPHLIFVRPRFERYREISQRIREIFLEYTDLVEPLSLDEAYLDVTQNKKGNPSASLIAKEIRQKIFDKTGLTASAGISINKFIAKVASDYNKPNGQKTVNPDEVLEFLENLPIGKFYGVGKVTEEKMYQLGIFTGADLKLKTVEYLTEHFGKSGAYYYYVVRGIHNGQVKPDRLVKSVGTEHTFSENLVSEMFMLEKLDDIANELERRLKKKKIAGKTVTLKIKYSDFTQQTRSKTLPYFISDKSLMLETVKELLYQEKPKDSVRLLGISLSNLNTEESGVKKPVAVQLKFEF